One Streptomyces umbrinus genomic window, CGGCGAGCAGGTACCGCTCCCCGTCCAGCCGTTCGACGACCACGATCGTCCAAAGCCGCGCGCCGTCCGTGACGTACAGCGACCGAAGATGGCGCAGGACATGGTCACGTCCGACGACGGGCTTGCTCACGAGCTTGGCCGCGAGCCCGCCGGCGCGCTCGTCCGCCACCCGCACCGCCCCCATCGGACGGCACAGCAGGAAGTCGTCCGCGACGGGCCCGAATCCGTGCTGCCGGTTGACGGCGGCGGCCACGAGCGCCGTGCCGCCGACCTCGATCACGGAGGGCGTCATCCGGTCGTCGAACGACACGGTGACGGTGCCGGACCGCAGTTGGTGGCGGGCGGGCGCCGTGCTCGGCGTGCGGTGCCAGCTCGTGGTGTCCTGGATCTGCCAGACGAGCATGTACGCGAAGTGCCCGTCCACGCCGCCGTCGGCCCCGACCGCGTGCCGGGCCCAGCGCGAGTCACCGGCGTAGCGCCCGATGTCGGCGCCGACGCGATGGCCGAAGTACCGCAGCCCGAGGACGGATTCGAAGGCGGAGTGCTGCTCGCTGTAGCGCGGCCCGCCGATGTCGAAGCCGCTCCCGCAGACCCGCGCGTCGATGTACCGGGCGAGCGTGTCGCCGTCCTCCGCGAAGACCTCCTCACCGCTGACCCGGTGGGCCTGGGCGAGGAAGGACAGGGAGATCGGCCCGTAGTTGTTGTCGTAGGCGCCGCCGTGCTCAGGGGCCAGGGGCGCGCCCCGGTCCCGTACACGCCGGGCACGGATCTCGTCGGTGTACAGCCGCAGGGCCCGCTGCCGGACCGGCTCTCCCTCCTCGGGCGGGAGATGGCGGGCAAGCATCAGGCCGCCGACCACGCAGCCGATGGCCTGGTTCGCCGCGTCCTGCGGGTTGAAGAAGGTGGCCTCGGTGAGCCAGCGCCAGTAGCCGCCGGCGACGTCCAGGAGTTCGCGGTACTGGTCCTCCTCGACGAGGCCGTCCGCCGCGTCGAGGACGTTGACGGCCTGGAGCAGCGCCCACACCGTGCTCGGCCAGTCGCCGATGGGGTGCGCGCCCGACTCCAGCGTGTAACGGGCGTACGGCAGACCGGAGTTGCGTGCCGTCAGGTTCGGGTAGCCGGGGTTGTCCTCGGTGTAGACGCGCGAGCCCAGATGGAAGGCGAGGCTGCGGCGGACCGCCTCGGGCAGCCGCGGGTCCTTGGTGCGGTGCCAGGCGAGCGCGAGCAGGGACGTGATGCCGAGCGAGGTGTCGCCGATGTCGTCGACGGCGGCCGGGTTCTCGAGGTTGCCCTCGGGGGTGAGGCGGGCCAGGGCCGCCTCGGTGACGGCGGCCAGCACGGCGTCGTACGCGGCCGGGTCGTCGGGGAGGTGGTGCAACTGGCCGCGCTGGTGGGGAAGATGCACGGGATCAGCCCTTCATGCCCGAGGTCGCCAAGCCTTCCACCAGCCTCTTCTGGAAGATGAGGAAGCAGATGAGCGTGGGCAGGAGGGCAAGCGTCGACATGGCGAACATCGCACCGTAGGAGGAGCCGCTCGTCTGGTCCATGAACAGGGTCAGTCCGAGGGGGACGGTGAACTTGTCGTTCTGCTGGAGGTAGACGAGCTGGTGGAGGAAGTCGTCGTACGTCCAGATGAAGGTGAAGATCGTGGTGGTGATCAGGGCCGGCTTCATCAGCGGCAGGATGATCTTCCAGTAGATCTGGAAGGGGTTGGCGCCGTCCATCATGGCCGCGTGGTCGAGCTCGCGCGGGATGGAGCGGATGAACTGGACCATCAGGAAGATGAAGAAGGCGTCCACCGCGAGGAACTTCGGCACGATCAGCGGCAGATAGGTGTTGATCCAGGTCAGGTTGTAGAAGATCGTGTACTGCGGGATCAGCACGGCCTGGGTGGGCAGCATGAGCGTGCCGAGCATCAGGCCGAACCAGATCTTCTTGCCGCGGAACTCGAAGCGCGCGAAGGCGTAGGCGGCCAGCGAGCAGGAGATCACGTTTCCGATCACCGCGCCGATCGTGACGATCAGCGAGTTGGTGATGTAGAGGGAGAAGGAGTTGCCTGAGCCGCTCCAGCCCTCGGAGTAGTTCTCCGGGCGCACCGAGCTCGGGATGAGTCCCGGCTGGGTGAAGATCTGGGTGTCGGGCTTGAACGAGCTGCTCAGCATCCACAGCAGCGGATAGAGCATGACGATCGCCACGCCGATGAGCACGGTGTGGATGAAGATGCGGCGCGATCCGGTGGCCGAACGCAGTTTCTGCAACGGCGACTTCGGGGCGTGGGCCGAGGTGATGGCGGACATGGCTGAAGGACTCCTCGCTCAGACGTCAGTCGTCGTAGTGGACCCAGTAGCGGCTGGCGATGAAGTTGACCGCCGTGAAGCCTGCGATGACCAGGAACAGCACCCAGGCGAGAGCCGAGGCGTATCCCATCTGGAGGTCGGTGAAGCCCTTCTTGTACAGGTAGAGGGAGTACAGCATGGTCGAGTTGAGCGGTCCGCCGGAGCCGTTGCTGATGACGAAGGCGGGGGTGAACGTCTTGAACGCGTCGATGATCTGCAGGACTACGTTGAAGAAGACGATCGGGGTCAGCAGCGGCAGGGTGATCTTGAAGAACCGGGTGACGGGCGAGGCGCCGTCGATCGCGGCCGCCTCGTACACGTCCTTGGGCAGTTGCTTCAGACCGGCGAGGAAGATGACCATCGGGGTGCCGAACTGCCAGACGGCCAGCAGGATCAGCGTGTAGAGCGCGGTGTCGGGGCTGGAGATCCAGTCCTGGCCCTTGATGCCGAACCAGGCGAGGAAGTCGTTGAACAGTCCGTCGCCGCCGAAGACCTGCCGCCACACGATGGCGATGGCGACCGCTCCGCCGAGCAGCGACGGCAGATAGAAGGCGGCCCGGTACAGGCCGATGCCCTTCAGGTCGCGGTTGAGGAGCATCGCCACGCCGAGCGCGAGCGCGAGCTTCAGCGGCACCGAGACGACGACGTACAGCAGCGTGGCATGCACCGAGTCCCAGAAGACCGGGTCTTCGGTGAACATCTTGTTGTAGTTGTCCATCCCGACCCACTGCGCCGGAGTCAGCAGGTCGAAGTTGGTGAAGGACAGATACAGCGAGTCCAGCATCGGGTAGATCGTCAGGCCGAACAGGCCGATGAACCAGGGGGCCAGGAAGGCGTACGGCCACCAGCCCCCGCCCCGCCGTCTGGCGAGGCGACGGCGCATACGGTCGCGCTCCCGCTGGTCGGACGGGGTCGATGGAGCAGCCTGCTCCTCCACGACCTCGTCTGTCTTCGCGGTGGTCATACTCATCTCCCTGGCCCTCTCCCGGTCTTGCAGTGGTGCGGCACTACTGGGCGGCCGGCGTACCCGCGCCCCTGAGGGGCGCGGGTCTGTGTCGATATGCGGCTCCGCCGCGTGGGCGCGACCAGCCACAGCCGGCCCGCAGACGACGACACGCCGGCCATAGCGGAGCTACCCGCCCAGAATCCCCGACGCCTGATCGAAGAACTCACCGAGCTGCCCCTTGATCGACTTCTTGCCGAAGGCCACCGCGAGGTTCGACTGGAACAGCAGGTCCCAGATCTGGTCGGCCCCCTGCGGCGGCGGCACCGGCGCGGGCAGCGCGTTGGTCGCCTTCCCGACACGCTGGGAGATGTAGTCGGCGTTCTCCATGTTCAGCTTGTCCGTCGGGGTCAGACCCGAGGCGATCAGGTTGCGGGCCTTCTCCGTCGGCGGGATGCCGCGCAGCAGCTGCATGTCCTTGATCGCCGTCGCGTCCTGCGCGAAGAACGACATGATCTTGACGGAGTCGGCGACCTTCTTGCTGGCCTTGGTGGCGCTCAGCAGGACACCGCCGTTGACGAAGTTGCCTTCGCGGGCGCCTGAGAAGTCGCCCTGCGGGGTGGGCAGGAAGTCCAGCTGCGCGTCGGTGATGGAGCCGCCCGCGCCGTAGATGCCGGAGTCGAAGCTGAAGAGGGCCTTGCCGATGACGACCGCGTTCTTGGTGAGGTCGTTGTGCGCGGCCGAGGTGATGGCCGGCGGCGGGGAGGCGTTGACCTTGCGCATGTCGGCCCAGAACTCCCACCACTCCTGGAGCGTGGCCGGGGTGAAGCCGAGCTTCTTGCCGTCGTCGGAGAAGAACGTCTCGCCCTTCTCCCGGGCGAAGACCTCGAAGCACTGGAGGGTGGAGCCTCCGCCGTCGTCGACGCCGTAGATCTTGCCGCCGCTCTTCTTGTAGACGTCCTGGGAGATCTTCTTCAGATCGGCCCAGGTCCACTCGCGGTCGGGCAGCTTCAGGCCGAGCTTCTCCAGGCCGGTGCGGTTGACCGTGAGCTGGTTGACGCCGATGCCGGACGGGACGCCGTACAGCTTGCCGTCGACGGTGCCCGCGGCGAGGAGCGTCTTGGAGAAGCCGGTGAGGTCCAGGGACTTGCCGACGTAGGAGTCGATCGGAGCGAGGACTCCCTTGCGGGCGTACTGCGCGACCAGGGCGGTGTCCATCTGCAACAGGTCCGGGGCGCTGCCGCCGGCGATGTTGGTGTTGAACTTGTCGAAGTACCCGTCGTAGCCGGAGTAGGTCTCCCGGATCTTGATCTTCGAGTTCTTCTTCTGGAATGCGGCCAGCGCCTTCTTGTAGGCCGCGTGCCGGTCGTCGCTGCCCCACCAAATCATGGTCAGGTCGCTGGTGGTGCTGCCGGCTCCGGTTCCTCCGCTGCAGGCGCTCAGTGCGCTGCCGAGCGCGCCGGCGACGGCGATACCACTCGTGGTCCGGAGCAGAGTTCTGCGCGAGATCTGGTGACCCACCGGGTCCTCCTGGATGTGCGTTACGGATCCCCTGGCCGAACAGAGCGGCTCGGGTCTTTTCCCTGGAGTACGCGTTCCCGCGCTCGGCCTCGCCCGGCCGCTGCGCACTGACGGATGGGGATCCCCGGCCACTGAGGGCCGCAGTCGTACGAGCGCGCCCTCGCACGGCTGCCGTACGTCACGTACAGCGGGACGCCTCATCCAGAGCCGGGTCCCACCGGCCATGGAAAGCGCTTGTCCGGACATTGGCAGACCTACACGTAGGCCGTCAATGCTTCGCCCCCGTACCACCGGTCACGGTTTGACGTCCACGGGCCACGGCGAGACGGCTCGCGCCCACCACCGTGCCGCTGTCGCCGACCGTGCTGCTGACCACTTCCGTGGGCCAGCTCAGCCGGCCCAGTTCGGCGCGTACACCGGGCAGGAGCTGCGGAAACGCGCCGGTGCCGCCGCCCAGCACGATCAGTCCCGGATCCAGCACGGCGGCCACGGCGGCGGCGAGCCGGCCCACCTCGGCCGCGTGCAGACCGACCACGGTGCGGGCCGTCGCATGCCCCTCCTCGGCGAGGGCGAAGAGCCGTTCGGCTGTACGGGGACAGGGGCCGTCGGCGCCCTGCCAGGCTTCCGCGGCCCGGCGCAGGAGGGACGGCGAACCTATGCGCTCCTCCAGGGCCTCGTGGCGCGGTTCACGGCCGTCGTCCCAGGGGTACGGCAGCCGGGCCACCTCACCCGCGGCGCCGTTCGCCCCGCGCAGCACCTGGCCGCCGATGACGACGCCGAGACCGATGCCGACGCCGATCCGCAGATAGCCGAAGGTGTCGCGGCCGCGGGCGGCCCCCTCGTGCAGTTCGGCGAGCGCGGCGCAGTTGACGTTGTTCTCCAGGTGCACGGGAACACCCGGCGGCAGCGCGACGGTCACGGCGTCGAAGATCGGGCCCGCCTTCGCGGTCGCGGGGCGCATTCCGGCGCCCTCCCTGTCCTGTGCGGTGACGTCGCCGACGGCGACGACGATGGCGCGCAGCGGGACTCCGACCGGCAGCGTGTCGAGGACCTTGCGTACGGTGTCGGCGGCCTCCGGCCGGGTGCCGGTGCCCTCGGCCAGCAGCGTGCCGTCCAGGGCGCAGCCGCGCACCCGGGTCTGGGCGGGGCCGAGGTCGACGGCCAGTACGGTGCCGGCGGCCGGCCCGAGCCCGTAGACCGCGGCGGACCGGCCGGTGCCGCCGGAGACGGTGCCGGAGTGGGTGGCGAGTTCGGCGGTCTCCAGCTCGGCCACGGCCGAGGAGACGGTCGGCTTGGACAGGCGCGCGCCGGCCGCAAGCTGGGGGCGGGTGGCGGTGCCCGCCTCGGCCAGCACGGCGAACACCGCGCGGGCACTCTCACTCAGGTTCATGGGCTCCCTCAGGTCATGCCGCGGCGATGTGGTCGCAATGGTTGTACGGCACCGGGATTCCGTACCTCTTGACGCACCCTACTTCGTTAGTTAACTTCCTAACGAACTCAAGCGGTACACGCCTGCCGCGCTCATCAGAAGCCCGTCCCGGGGCTTCCCGAGAACTCGTCCGAAGACACGATCGCTCGTGCCACGACACGGTTCGCCCGCCGTTCGCTCCGCATGCGCGGTATCGCGCAACGACGAAAGAGGCTCCGTGCAGGACTCCACGCCCATCGCCGTCGGCATCGACGTGGGCGGCACGAAGACGCATCTCCGTGCGGAGGCCGGGGGAAACCCCGGTCCCGGGCAGAGTGCGGTCGCCGATCACGTGCGTATGAGCGTCGCCGATCACGTGCGTACGAGCAGGGGATGGCGGCCGCACGATCCCCTGTCCGCCGCCGCGTGGCTGGCAGCGCTGATCGACGAGGCGTTGCCCCAGGGCGCGCGCCCGGCCGCGGTGGCCGTCGGCGGGCACGCCTGCGAGACGCCTCGCCAGTGCGAGGAGATCCGCTCCGCACTCCACACTCTTCTCGGTGTCCCCTGCCTCGTCGTGGGAGACGCCGAACTCCTCGTGCCCGCCGCCGGTCTGGACAAGGGAGTCGGCCTCGTCGCCGGCACCGGTTCGGTCGCGGTGGGACGACTGCCCGGCGGCGACACCCTCCAGGTCGGCGGCTGGGGCGCGGTGCTCGGCGACGAGGGCGGCTCGGCCGGTCTCGTACGCGAGGCCGCGCGGGCCCTCTGGGCGGCACACGACCGCGGCGATCCGCCGGATGCCCTCGCGGCCCGGCTGATCGCCGCCTTCGACGTACCCGAAGTCCCCGCCCTGGGCGCGGCGTTGGAGAGCGCGACCCGTCCGTCCGCCGAGTGGGGGCGGCACGCGCCCAGTGTGTTCGCGGCGGCCGAGGACGGTTCGCCGCTGGCCCGTCGGGTGATCGCCGAGGGCGGCCGCGCGCTGGCGTCGCTCGTCGTACGGCTCGCCGGCCGCGGGGTTCCCGTGGACGACGTGGTGGTGGCGGGCAGCACGGTGCTCGTCCAGCCCGCGCTGTACGAGGCGTTCGCCGAGGCACTCGCCGAGGCGCTGCCGTCGGCGCGGCCGCGGCCGTTGCGCGTACCGCCGGTGGAGGGCGCCGTGGCACTGGCCAGGTCGCTTCAGTGAGCCGTCCCGGGCCGATCTGTTTCCCGGACCGTTGAGTTGACCGCTGCAGGGTGCATCCACGCGTTCAACTCTCGTTCAGGGGCCCGGGTTCAGCTCACGTGATCAGTTCGAGTTCATCGCTCTTGAGGCCGTCACTCTCGCTTTCGTGACGGTCGAGTTCATTCCTCCCGTTGTGACTCCAGAAGGAGAGGCACCTCCATGCCCGGTGCGCACCCCCGTCCCCCTCGTGGCAGATCCGGTATCAACAGGCGCATGTTCCTGCGGACTTCCGTGGGCGTCTCGGCCGGACTGGTCGCGGGCCCCGCCGTGGTGGCCTGGCCCGCCGCCACGGCCTCGGCCGCCACGAACGCGTCCGCCGCCTTCGTGGACTCGTACACCACGAACGTCATCGGCAACCTCACCTCCGAGACCAACGCGGCCGTGCACATCCTCGACGGCTTCGCGCGCATCTGGAAGACGGGCGCGGCCTGGAACACCGGCACCCCGCTCATGCCCGAGGTCCTGCGCGCCAACGTGCGGTACAGCGTGCGCGTCACCCGGCGCCGCACGGACGCCGAGGCCAGGACGGCGTTCATCCAGGACCGCCAGCACCAGAGTTACGCGGTGATCGCCGGCCTGGGCCCGCTCGCCGACCTCTACCGGAGCGGGGCGAAGGCCGTCACCGGGATCACCTCGGCGCCGGACGGCATCCCGGCGGGCAAGATCAACGACACGCTTCCGGCCGACGCGCCCGCGGGCTCCGCGCTGGGTGCCGGTTCCCACACCTCGGACCTGGGCAAGGTCGCCGAGCTGGTCGACACCGTGCGCGGCCCGTTCGCGTCGAGCAACCCCTCCAAGCTCGCCTACCAGTACCCGCGACCGTGGCGCATGAACGAGGACAGCGAGGTCGTCGACACAGGGAGGACCGACGAACTGGGCTACCCCGTCTACGAGTCCGACGTCGTGGTCGTCCCGCAGCTGCTGAGGCAGCGCGGCACCGACCCGGCCGACGACGGAGGCTTCTCCAGCGGCCACACGAACGCCTTCTACTTGGCGGCGCTGGCGATGGGGTACGCGGTCCCCGAGCGGTTCCAGGAGCTGGTGGCCCGCGCCTCCGAGCTCGCCCACACCCGCATCGTGGCGGGCATGCACAACACCGTGGACGTGGTCGGCGGCCGGGTCCTCGCCACGGCCCTCGCGGCGGCGGCGCTCGCCGACCCGAAGAACGCCGGCCTCAAGGCCGCGGCCCGCGCCCAGGCCTCCGCGTACTTCCAGGAGAAGACGGGCACGACCGCGGACACGCTGTACGCCTACGCGCACTCGGCGGGCCGGGACACCGACCCGTACGCGGACCGGTCCGTCAACTGGGCAGTGGTCGAGCCCCGGTTGACGTACGTCCTGCCCAAGCGGCACTCGCACGACCGCATGACCGTGCCGAAGGGCGCGGAGGCACTGCTGGAGACGCGTCTGCCGTACCTCACGGCGGCCCAGCGGCGCGAGGTACTGCGGACGACCGCGCTGCCCGCCGGTTACGTCCTGCTGGACGGCTTCGAGCAGTGGGGGCGGCTCAACCTCTTCGCCGCCGCCGACGGGTACGGGGCCTTCGACACGGACGTGCGCGTCACGCTGGACGGTTCGGCCGGTGGTTTCGGTGCCGCCGACACCTGGCGCAACGACATCGGTGGCCGGGGCGCGCTCGTCAAGCGCGGCAGCGGCACGCTGACGCTCACCGGGGACAACGAGTACTCCGGTGGCAGCACGGTGGAGGAGGGTGTCCTCGCGACCGGGTCGGCGGACGCGCTCGGCTGTGGTGACGTGCGGGTCAAGGGCGGGACGCTGCGGGCGACTTCGCC contains:
- a CDS encoding carbohydrate ABC transporter permease, with the protein product MSAITSAHAPKSPLQKLRSATGSRRIFIHTVLIGVAIVMLYPLLWMLSSSFKPDTQIFTQPGLIPSSVRPENYSEGWSGSGNSFSLYITNSLIVTIGAVIGNVISCSLAAYAFARFEFRGKKIWFGLMLGTLMLPTQAVLIPQYTIFYNLTWINTYLPLIVPKFLAVDAFFIFLMVQFIRSIPRELDHAAMMDGANPFQIYWKIILPLMKPALITTTIFTFIWTYDDFLHQLVYLQQNDKFTVPLGLTLFMDQTSGSSYGAMFAMSTLALLPTLICFLIFQKRLVEGLATSGMKG
- a CDS encoding carbohydrate ABC transporter permease; this translates as MTTAKTDEVVEEQAAPSTPSDQRERDRMRRRLARRRGGGWWPYAFLAPWFIGLFGLTIYPMLDSLYLSFTNFDLLTPAQWVGMDNYNKMFTEDPVFWDSVHATLLYVVVSVPLKLALALGVAMLLNRDLKGIGLYRAAFYLPSLLGGAVAIAIVWRQVFGGDGLFNDFLAWFGIKGQDWISSPDTALYTLILLAVWQFGTPMVIFLAGLKQLPKDVYEAAAIDGASPVTRFFKITLPLLTPIVFFNVVLQIIDAFKTFTPAFVISNGSGGPLNSTMLYSLYLYKKGFTDLQMGYASALAWVLFLVIAGFTAVNFIASRYWVHYDD
- a CDS encoding ABC transporter substrate-binding protein, translating into MGHQISRRTLLRTTSGIAVAGALGSALSACSGGTGAGSTTSDLTMIWWGSDDRHAAYKKALAAFQKKNSKIKIRETYSGYDGYFDKFNTNIAGGSAPDLLQMDTALVAQYARKGVLAPIDSYVGKSLDLTGFSKTLLAAGTVDGKLYGVPSGIGVNQLTVNRTGLEKLGLKLPDREWTWADLKKISQDVYKKSGGKIYGVDDGGGSTLQCFEVFAREKGETFFSDDGKKLGFTPATLQEWWEFWADMRKVNASPPPAITSAAHNDLTKNAVVIGKALFSFDSGIYGAGGSITDAQLDFLPTPQGDFSGAREGNFVNGGVLLSATKASKKVADSVKIMSFFAQDATAIKDMQLLRGIPPTEKARNLIASGLTPTDKLNMENADYISQRVGKATNALPAPVPPPQGADQIWDLLFQSNLAVAFGKKSIKGQLGEFFDQASGILGG
- a CDS encoding ROK family protein, yielding MNLSESARAVFAVLAEAGTATRPQLAAGARLSKPTVSSAVAELETAELATHSGTVSGGTGRSAAVYGLGPAAGTVLAVDLGPAQTRVRGCALDGTLLAEGTGTRPEAADTVRKVLDTLPVGVPLRAIVVAVGDVTAQDREGAGMRPATAKAGPIFDAVTVALPPGVPVHLENNVNCAALAELHEGAARGRDTFGYLRIGVGIGLGVVIGGQVLRGANGAAGEVARLPYPWDDGREPRHEALEERIGSPSLLRRAAEAWQGADGPCPRTAERLFALAEEGHATARTVVGLHAAEVGRLAAAVAAVLDPGLIVLGGGTGAFPQLLPGVRAELGRLSWPTEVVSSTVGDSGTVVGASRLAVARGRQTVTGGTGAKH
- a CDS encoding BadF/BadG/BcrA/BcrD ATPase family protein; this encodes MQDSTPIAVGIDVGGTKTHLRAEAGGNPGPGQSAVADHVRMSVADHVRTSRGWRPHDPLSAAAWLAALIDEALPQGARPAAVAVGGHACETPRQCEEIRSALHTLLGVPCLVVGDAELLVPAAGLDKGVGLVAGTGSVAVGRLPGGDTLQVGGWGAVLGDEGGSAGLVREAARALWAAHDRGDPPDALAARLIAAFDVPEVPALGAALESATRPSAEWGRHAPSVFAAAEDGSPLARRVIAEGGRALASLVVRLAGRGVPVDDVVVAGSTVLVQPALYEAFAEALAEALPSARPRPLRVPPVEGAVALARSLQ
- a CDS encoding phosphatase PAP2 family protein is translated as MFLRTSVGVSAGLVAGPAVVAWPAATASAATNASAAFVDSYTTNVIGNLTSETNAAVHILDGFARIWKTGAAWNTGTPLMPEVLRANVRYSVRVTRRRTDAEARTAFIQDRQHQSYAVIAGLGPLADLYRSGAKAVTGITSAPDGIPAGKINDTLPADAPAGSALGAGSHTSDLGKVAELVDTVRGPFASSNPSKLAYQYPRPWRMNEDSEVVDTGRTDELGYPVYESDVVVVPQLLRQRGTDPADDGGFSSGHTNAFYLAALAMGYAVPERFQELVARASELAHTRIVAGMHNTVDVVGGRVLATALAAAALADPKNAGLKAAARAQASAYFQEKTGTTADTLYAYAHSAGRDTDPYADRSVNWAVVEPRLTYVLPKRHSHDRMTVPKGAEALLETRLPYLTAAQRREVLRTTALPAGYVLLDGFEQWGRLNLFAAADGYGAFDTDVRVTLDGSAGGFGAADTWRNDIGGRGALVKRGSGTLTLTGDNEYSGGSTVEEGVLATGSADALGCGDVRVKGGTLRATSPLRVRGAYAQESGATLDVTLDGDRSAALKVGRRVVLDRGSRLAIRLDGSYRPRRGAVLPVIESRVLQGRFGSVTVDGVHAEQVFTGRGLSVRVP